The Deltaproteobacteria bacterium region GGTCGACGACCTTCTCCAGACCGAGTGCACCATTCAGCTGGCGCAGGCGGTCCCGGCCGATGCCACGTTGATGCAAATCAGCACCGCCGGTTCCTTCGGCATGCTGCCCCGCTCGGACTGGACGCCCAGCGGCGACGGCCTCTCGGTGAAAGTCATCAGCCCGGCGTGCGGCACCATGGCCATCGGCGTGCCCCAGCAGATCACCTTCTACAACTGACTCGCCCGCCCGCTCGCTCCGCAAACCAGTGCCCGCCGCCGCGCCCGGTGCTAGCCTTCCTGCGCGATGGCCGACTCCAAGCTCTCCCGCCGCCGCTTCCTCCGCAACGCCGCGTTCGCCGGCGGCGGCGTCTACCTCGTCGAGTGGGGCTGGGCCTGCAAGCAAGAGCCCAAGCCCGCGCCCGCTCCCCAGGTCACCAAGAAGCCGCAGGACGCCGCGCCGCTCTCCAGCTCGCACCGCGTCTTCACCGACGCCGAGTTCGTGGCGCTCACCGCCGCCGTCGCGCGCGTGTTGCCGACAGACGAGGATCCGGGCGCCCTCGAAGCCGGCGTGCCCGAGTACTTCGACCGCGTCTTCACGGATCCGGATCTGCACCACATGCGCGACGACTTCGTCGCCGGCTTGAACGCGCTCGACCGCGCCAGCAAGCGCGAGAACCACGCGCCCTTCGCCCAGGCCACGCCCGAGCAGCAGGACGCGCTCCTGCGCAAGTGGGCCACCATGCCCGGTCCCTCGGGCGAGGCGCACTTCTACGAGACGCTCATCACCTTCACCCTCGAGGGCTTCCTGGGCGATCCGGTCTACGGCGGCAACCAGAAGCGCGTGGGCTGGGCGCTGGTGGGCTTCGACCCTGGCCCGCCCATGCCCATGAAGCCCTCCGGCGAGATGCCCGACATGCCCGGCATGAAGCACGGCAAGTGAGCCCACCTTGGCCATGAACGATCCCGTCGACGTGTGCATCATCGGCTCGGGCGCCGGCGGCGGCCCGATGGCGCTGGAGCTCGCCAAGGCCGGCTTCAAGGTGGTGGTGCTGGAGAAGGGCAAGCACCACAAGCGCGACGAGTTCGTCCACGACGAGATCATGATGTCTCGTCGCAACTTCTTCGTGCCCTACCCCTGGGACGAGCCGCACCTCATCCGCAAGGGCGACGGCAAGTTCGAGAAGAGCAACGAAGCCTGGACCAGCAACGTGGT contains the following coding sequences:
- a CDS encoding gluconate 2-dehydrogenase subunit 3 family protein, coding for MADSKLSRRRFLRNAAFAGGGVYLVEWGWACKQEPKPAPAPQVTKKPQDAAPLSSSHRVFTDAEFVALTAAVARVLPTDEDPGALEAGVPEYFDRVFTDPDLHHMRDDFVAGLNALDRASKRENHAPFAQATPEQQDALLRKWATMPGPSGEAHFYETLITFTLEGFLGDPVYGGNQKRVGWALVGFDPGPPMPMKPSGEMPDMPGMKHGK